A window of Sulfurimonas gotlandica GD1 contains these coding sequences:
- a CDS encoding cation-transporting P-type ATPase, with translation MSNDTYENWHSRNELDIVKVLVSNTESGLERAEVEKRREKYGKNTLTVKKTISPLVRFLVQFHQALVYILLVAIGVKLYLGAYVDASVIFGVVLLNAIIGFAQESKALNALAALSQALLTTSTVLRSGEKQQINAKELVVGDIVLLQSGDKVPADIRLLSSRELQIDESALTGESTSVAKMEIPLKKETSLADRSNMLYSSTLVTYGMGTGIVVEIGDNTEIGHISKLLNNTQVLTTPLTRKISKFSHILLLVILGLATLTFLIGLWHGNSWESLFMASVALSVAMIPEGLPAVMTIILAIGVSRMSKQNTIIRHLPAVETLGSTTIICSDKTGTLTRNEMTVQELFTANENFEISGIGYIPDGEIRQLNNKCEVSKKPTLLELLKAGLLCNDSMLKGSEKSWTIEGDPTEGALLVSAKKAYIDFDLLYTQMPRVDTIPFESQYQYMATLHFDKKMNQHIVYLKGSVESVLERCSTYLDINGNPVPIINEEIHIQVQSMAKKGLRVLAFAKLITQSNIQSLSHDNVAHGLEFIGLQGMIDPPREEAIRSIEACKTAGIQVKMITGDHVITATAIATKMGLIQSVMKNEETVAITGKELEVLNKDELIQASKSASVFARVTPEQKLRIVEALQADGEIVAMTGDGVNDAPAVRKANIGIAMGITGTEVAKEAADMVLTDDNFASIEAAVEEGRGVLDNIIKFLGFILATNFGEGLVIIVAILVNETLPILPVQALWINMTASIFLGLTLAFEPREPGLMQKQPRLPSLPLLNGEMIFRIFLVGLMLLGGSFGLFELALNRGASLEEARTIAVNVFAVGESFYLLNSRSLRFSIFKLGIFTNMWIWGGVLAMITASIALTYLPIMNQMFHTAPIGLNDWLHIFGVGLIIYSVVSIEKIIRQRLKH, from the coding sequence ATGAGTAATGATACATATGAAAACTGGCATAGTAGAAATGAACTAGATATAGTGAAGGTTCTTGTCTCAAATACAGAAAGTGGACTAGAGAGAGCTGAAGTAGAAAAAAGACGTGAAAAATATGGTAAAAATACTTTAACTGTAAAAAAGACAATATCTCCACTAGTACGCTTTTTAGTTCAATTTCACCAAGCACTTGTTTATATATTACTAGTGGCTATAGGGGTAAAGTTATACCTAGGTGCTTATGTAGATGCTAGTGTGATTTTTGGTGTAGTTTTGCTCAATGCCATTATAGGGTTTGCTCAAGAAAGTAAAGCACTTAATGCGCTAGCGGCTCTTTCACAGGCTTTGTTAACTACAAGCACTGTTCTGCGTTCAGGAGAAAAACAACAAATAAATGCAAAAGAACTTGTTGTAGGAGACATCGTACTATTACAGTCTGGTGATAAAGTACCAGCTGATATACGTCTGCTCTCTTCGCGGGAACTACAGATAGACGAATCTGCTTTAACGGGTGAATCAACCTCCGTTGCAAAGATGGAAATTCCACTAAAAAAAGAGACTTCACTTGCTGACCGTAGTAATATGCTGTACTCATCTACATTAGTAACCTATGGTATGGGAACCGGTATTGTTGTTGAAATCGGAGACAATACTGAAATAGGTCATATTTCAAAACTACTCAATAACACACAAGTCCTTACTACGCCTTTAACTCGAAAAATATCTAAATTTAGCCACATCTTATTATTGGTAATTCTTGGGTTGGCCACATTAACATTTTTGATAGGTCTTTGGCATGGTAACTCATGGGAGAGTCTCTTTATGGCATCTGTCGCTTTATCCGTTGCTATGATACCAGAGGGATTACCTGCAGTTATGACAATTATTTTAGCGATAGGCGTTTCGCGAATGTCTAAACAAAATACTATTATTCGCCATCTTCCAGCGGTGGAAACTTTGGGAAGCACTACAATTATTTGTTCAGATAAAACAGGAACTTTGACTCGCAATGAAATGACGGTACAAGAGCTTTTCACCGCAAATGAAAATTTTGAAATAAGTGGAATTGGATATATACCAGATGGAGAAATTAGACAACTAAACAATAAATGCGAGGTAAGCAAAAAGCCCACTCTATTAGAACTACTAAAAGCTGGTCTATTATGTAATGACTCTATGCTAAAAGGGAGCGAAAAATCATGGACGATAGAGGGAGATCCCACAGAGGGTGCATTACTAGTTTCAGCTAAAAAAGCATATATAGATTTTGATCTTCTTTACACTCAAATGCCAAGAGTTGACACCATCCCTTTTGAATCACAATACCAGTATATGGCGACTCTACATTTTGACAAAAAAATGAATCAACACATAGTATATTTAAAGGGTTCAGTAGAGAGTGTTTTAGAGCGTTGTAGCACTTATTTGGATATAAATGGCAATCCAGTTCCTATTATAAATGAAGAAATCCATATTCAAGTCCAATCTATGGCAAAAAAAGGGTTGAGAGTATTGGCTTTTGCCAAACTTATCACACAGAGCAATATTCAAAGTCTTAGTCATGACAATGTAGCTCATGGATTAGAGTTTATTGGACTTCAAGGGATGATTGATCCACCAAGAGAAGAAGCAATTCGTTCAATTGAAGCATGCAAAACTGCGGGGATACAAGTAAAAATGATTACAGGAGACCATGTAATAACGGCTACGGCAATTGCTACAAAAATGGGTTTAATTCAATCTGTAATGAAAAACGAAGAAACTGTTGCAATTACAGGCAAAGAGCTTGAAGTTCTAAACAAAGATGAGTTGATTCAAGCTTCAAAGAGTGCATCCGTTTTTGCTAGAGTTACGCCTGAACAAAAGTTACGGATTGTAGAAGCCCTTCAAGCGGATGGTGAAATTGTTGCAATGACGGGAGATGGTGTAAATGACGCACCAGCCGTTCGTAAGGCAAATATTGGAATTGCCATGGGAATTACCGGTACCGAAGTCGCTAAAGAAGCTGCAGACATGGTACTAACAGATGACAATTTTGCTTCAATTGAAGCAGCGGTTGAAGAAGGGCGTGGCGTATTAGATAATATTATAAAATTTCTTGGTTTTATACTAGCAACCAACTTTGGCGAAGGGCTTGTTATTATAGTTGCTATTTTAGTTAATGAGACACTGCCTATCCTACCCGTTCAAGCACTATGGATAAATATGACAGCTTCTATTTTTCTTGGTTTAACTCTAGCATTTGAGCCACGAGAACCAGGACTAATGCAAAAACAGCCACGCTTACCTTCCTTGCCATTACTTAATGGGGAAATGATTTTCCGTATTTTTTTAGTGGGCTTAATGTTACTTGGAGGCTCTTTTGGTTTATTTGAATTAGCGCTCAATCGAGGAGCTAGTTTAGAGGAAGCTCGAACAATAGCAGTTAATGTATTTGCGGTTGGAGAGTCTTTTTATTTATTAAACTCTCGCTCCTTACGCTTTTCTATATTTAAATTAGGGATATTTACCAATATGTGGATTTGGGGTGGTGTTTTGGCTATGATAACTGCTTCCATAGCACTTACATATCTACCTATTATGAATCAGATGTTTCATACGGCACCTATTGGACTAAATGATTGGTTACATATTTTTGGGGTTGGACTTATAATTTATAGTGTAGTTTCTATTGAAAAAATCATTCGTCAAAGGCTTAAGCACTAG
- a CDS encoding phosphate-starvation-inducible PsiE family protein, whose product MNIHDELPTEHEDALIAFLHKTIKIAVKVLAILMVLVIFWGVGDVVYVLYQNLMAPPFMLLSISDIFKTFAAFLAVLIAIEIYQNIVMYLRTDVIPIKLVVATALMAIARKVIIIDFNTITPMYIFATAAVVLALGITYYLIGKHHKENMIDERKGSTNTH is encoded by the coding sequence ATGAATATTCATGACGAACTCCCGACAGAGCATGAAGATGCTTTAATCGCATTTTTACATAAAACAATAAAGATAGCTGTAAAAGTATTAGCAATATTAATGGTGCTTGTAATATTTTGGGGTGTAGGTGATGTTGTATATGTACTTTATCAAAATCTAATGGCTCCACCATTTATGTTACTTAGTATATCAGACATATTTAAAACCTTTGCAGCTTTTCTTGCTGTACTTATAGCTATAGAAATTTATCAAAATATTGTTATGTATCTAAGAACAGATGTAATACCCATTAAATTGGTAGTCGCAACGGCCTTAATGGCAATTGCTAGAAAAGTAATTATAATAGATTTCAATACTATAACTCCTATGTATATTTTTGCTACGGCTGCAGTAGTTTTAGCACTTGGTATTACTTATTATCTTATAGGGAAACATCATAAAGAAAATATGATAGATGAAAGAAAAGGTTCTACTAATACACATTGA
- a CDS encoding universal stress protein, whose protein sequence is MRKLHIILAAINMSILDDEVMKRAMLTAKETNAQLHFIHTIDIPLMDIEITSEFLGKKIDKDAIKKKIVHKLNALNEYKSVEYIVNITIGDASEQVMYMAEKIHADLIIIGSHSKAKIEDYYLGSTVQKIAEESGRPVLVIKNSFQGAYKNILAPTDFSSSSKKSVLFTQIAFRSSPITLIHAYKSLDDFTMEFYTLKSNKEEEYPDFLGRSHADIFKQDVGIKHIDMIKSSSSINKSLFEYIQNKESDLIVLGSTGSDIAGSFLSSTASYLLRNTLTDVLIYIPLNQE, encoded by the coding sequence ATGAGGAAACTACATATTATACTTGCTGCAATCAACATGTCCATTTTAGATGATGAAGTTATGAAAAGAGCTATGTTAACTGCAAAAGAAACAAATGCACAACTACACTTCATACATACTATTGATATACCACTAATGGATATAGAAATAACCTCAGAATTTTTAGGAAAGAAAATTGACAAAGATGCTATCAAAAAAAAGATAGTCCATAAACTAAATGCACTAAATGAATATAAATCTGTTGAATATATTGTAAATATCACTATAGGGGATGCTTCCGAGCAGGTTATGTATATGGCCGAAAAAATTCATGCTGATTTGATTATTATTGGTTCACATTCAAAAGCAAAAATTGAGGACTACTATCTTGGATCTACTGTACAAAAAATTGCAGAGGAGAGTGGGCGTCCTGTTTTAGTAATTAAAAATAGTTTTCAAGGAGCTTACAAAAATATTTTAGCACCAACAGACTTCTCGAGTTCTTCTAAAAAAAGTGTTCTCTTCACACAAATAGCATTTAGATCTTCTCCTATTACACTTATACATGCTTATAAAAGTTTAGATGATTTTACAATGGAATTTTATACACTCAAGTCAAATAAGGAAGAAGAGTACCCAGACTTCTTAGGTCGGTCACATGCAGATATATTTAAACAAGATGTAGGAATTAAGCATATAGATATGATTAAAAGTTCTTCATCTATTAATAAGAGTTTGTTTGAGTATATTCAAAATAAAGAAAGTGACCTTATTGTTCTTGGTTCTACTGGATCTGACATTGCAGGTTCATTTCTTAGTTCTACTGCTTCTTATCTACTTAGAAACACTCTCACAGATGTGTTAATTTACATTCCCCTGAATCAAGAGTAA